A DNA window from Thermosynechococcaceae cyanobacterium Okahandja contains the following coding sequences:
- a CDS encoding YcjF family protein — protein sequence MAIAAVVILLALSGWVAQHPWGWLVLLGLGLGYWYWRRSPVTPTLVTPPRVLQPQQVKAELAEAHALLQELPATTQAPFQQTYEQLQHRLETPTVELCILGQSHRCVADLARVVAAFNLPDCHLHQQSLSTVPQADLVVFVVSGALTASEFEMLRVLVANHYRLVVVGWPESSAEAERVRVYLQQQLRQLNLGTEHLLWLSEGQTQPLATTLTQILGQERSRLVWAGTYRRAQQLYQQAQTALNGYRRERAQPIMERYQWLAAAATAINPLPLVDLVVAGGLLVRLTWELGQIYQRSFRLADAEPVAKELLRLMVQLGAVELGSQSVGQWLKGNSLTYLAGSCLQGSTAAYVLRLSGLSLIHYFETVPTANAVPFALHLRRSVQWARQQVGRSPLQTLGALVGMVPPPTVERMPQ from the coding sequence ATGGCCATTGCGGCAGTTGTAATTTTGTTGGCGCTTAGCGGTTGGGTTGCTCAACACCCTTGGGGATGGCTAGTGCTCCTCGGGCTGGGGCTCGGCTACTGGTACTGGCGGCGATCGCCCGTAACCCCTACCCTCGTCACCCCCCCGCGGGTTCTGCAACCGCAGCAGGTGAAAGCCGAGTTGGCCGAAGCCCATGCCCTACTCCAAGAACTACCGGCAACAACGCAAGCGCCGTTTCAGCAAACCTATGAGCAGTTGCAGCATCGCCTTGAAACCCCCACCGTCGAACTCTGTATCCTCGGTCAATCTCATCGCTGCGTCGCCGATCTTGCCCGGGTTGTCGCGGCCTTTAACCTCCCGGACTGTCATCTCCACCAGCAATCCCTAAGCACTGTACCCCAAGCGGATCTGGTGGTCTTTGTTGTGTCAGGTGCCCTAACCGCCAGCGAGTTTGAGATGCTGCGGGTGTTGGTGGCAAATCACTATCGCCTTGTGGTTGTCGGCTGGCCGGAGAGCAGTGCTGAGGCGGAGCGAGTGCGCGTCTATTTGCAGCAGCAACTACGGCAGTTGAACCTTGGCACAGAGCACCTGCTCTGGCTGAGTGAGGGACAGACCCAGCCCTTGGCCACAACCCTTACCCAGATTCTTGGCCAAGAGCGCTCTCGGTTAGTGTGGGCGGGAACCTACCGCCGCGCTCAGCAACTGTATCAGCAGGCGCAAACGGCCTTAAATGGTTACCGCCGTGAGCGGGCACAGCCGATTATGGAGCGATACCAATGGTTGGCCGCTGCCGCTACGGCCATCAACCCGCTACCGTTAGTCGATTTAGTTGTGGCGGGTGGCTTACTGGTGCGCCTGACTTGGGAGCTAGGGCAAATTTACCAGCGCTCTTTTCGTTTGGCAGATGCCGAGCCGGTGGCGAAGGAGCTACTGCGGCTGATGGTGCAGCTGGGTGCGGTGGAACTGGGCAGCCAATCAGTGGGGCAGTGGCTAAAGGGAAATTCCCTAACCTATCTCGCTGGCAGTTGTTTACAGGGATCTACGGCGGCCTACGTGTTGCGCCTGAGTGGTCTGAGTTTAATCCACTATTTTGAAACGGTGCCCACAGCCAATGCTGTTCCCTTTGCCCTACACCTGCGTCGGAGTGTGCAGTGGGCGCGGCAGCAGGTGGGGCGATCGCCCCTGCAAACCCTTGGGGCCTTAGTGGGGATGGTGCCGCCGCCAACGGTGGAACGTATGCCCCAGTAA
- the purN gene encoding phosphoribosylglycinamide formyltransferase encodes MSPDTLISPAPAPLPTPSAPLRLGVLASGSGTNFAALAEAIANGELPATIQVLIYNNPQALVAERAQRWQVPRVLLNHRHYDSRESLDTAIVDTLKAHQVEWVVMAGWMRIVTPVLLNAYPQRVLNLHPSLLPSFRGLHAVEQALAAGVKITGCTVHLVEEAVDSGPILVQAAVPVLADDTPETLHARIQVQEHRILKQAIAQVAAAASR; translated from the coding sequence ATGTCCCCTGATACTTTAATTTCTCCTGCTCCTGCCCCCTTGCCCACGCCTTCTGCGCCCCTCCGGTTAGGGGTGCTTGCTTCCGGTAGTGGCACGAATTTTGCAGCGTTAGCCGAGGCGATCGCCAACGGTGAGCTACCCGCAACGATTCAGGTCTTGATCTACAACAACCCGCAGGCTCTGGTAGCTGAGCGGGCACAGCGGTGGCAGGTTCCCCGTGTGCTCCTGAACCATCGCCACTACGATAGCCGCGAGAGCTTAGATACCGCTATTGTTGACACCCTCAAGGCCCACCAAGTCGAGTGGGTGGTGATGGCGGGCTGGATGCGGATTGTCACCCCCGTGCTCCTCAATGCCTATCCGCAGCGGGTGCTGAATCTCCACCCCAGTTTGCTGCCCAGTTTTCGGGGGCTGCATGCGGTTGAGCAAGCCTTGGCAGCGGGGGTGAAAATTACCGGCTGTACGGTGCACTTGGTGGAAGAAGCGGTGGATAGCGGCCCAATTTTGGTACAGGCGGCTGTGCCCGTGCTGGCGGATGACACCCCAGAAACGCTCCACGCCCGTATTCAGGTGCAAGAGCATCGCATTCTCAAGCAGGCGATCGCCCAAGTGGCTGCTGCTGCCAGCCGTTAG
- a CDS encoding S41 family peptidase — translation MSEQWCWTRCSSALGLGIALLWMPGAIAATSTLKDSPKALVDEAWQVIYKSYIDQSFNQLDWRSIRTDLLARPYPNREAAHRVIQQTLMRLNDPYTRFLPPQEYSQLLLQTQGQQVDVGITLVESGELFRVSRIQAGSVAAKSDLKVGDEILAINGRGSDRLTLERATLALRGPAGTRLRLLVRREGKAQPFSIELTRAGDIPRTVNFQTLTVGQQRVGYIRLSGFNSRSVQQMKEAIDVLKGERVQGFILDLRHNPGGLLEAGIEITRQWLDSGVIVRIQQHQGEEAIRARHTAISQLPLVVLVNQTSASASEILAGALQDQGRATVVGTRTFGKVRVQAVHEMGDGSALVVTIARYLTPRGTDLSAGGITPDVIVATDPSVDLELRLNPNLLARPTDPVMVKALELLNTKISDRRSANVP, via the coding sequence GTGAGTGAGCAGTGGTGTTGGACACGTTGCTCGTCGGCGCTGGGGCTAGGGATCGCGCTCCTATGGATGCCGGGTGCGATCGCGGCGACATCCACCCTCAAAGATTCTCCCAAAGCGCTTGTGGATGAGGCATGGCAAGTCATCTACAAAAGCTATATTGACCAGAGTTTTAATCAGTTGGACTGGCGCTCAATTCGCACAGACTTGCTTGCACGGCCGTACCCCAACCGCGAAGCTGCCCATCGGGTGATTCAGCAAACCCTGATGCGCCTGAATGACCCCTATACTCGTTTTTTGCCACCCCAAGAGTACAGTCAACTACTGTTACAAACCCAAGGCCAGCAGGTGGATGTGGGCATTACCCTTGTGGAGTCGGGGGAACTCTTTCGCGTCAGTCGCATCCAAGCAGGCTCTGTGGCAGCCAAAAGTGATCTGAAAGTTGGTGATGAAATTCTGGCCATTAATGGCCGCGGTAGCGATCGCCTCACGTTAGAGCGGGCAACCCTTGCCCTGCGAGGTCCGGCAGGCACAAGGCTGCGGCTGTTAGTGCGTCGGGAGGGCAAAGCACAACCCTTTAGCATTGAACTGACCCGCGCTGGCGATATTCCCCGCACCGTTAATTTTCAAACCCTGACCGTGGGGCAGCAACGGGTGGGCTACATTCGCCTGAGTGGCTTTAATAGCCGTTCGGTACAGCAGATGAAGGAGGCCATTGATGTCCTGAAAGGCGAGCGGGTGCAGGGATTTATCCTCGATTTGCGCCATAATCCGGGCGGGCTACTGGAAGCCGGGATTGAAATTACCCGCCAATGGCTAGACTCGGGGGTCATTGTCCGCATTCAACAGCACCAAGGCGAAGAAGCCATCCGCGCGCGGCACACTGCCATCAGTCAACTCCCCCTTGTAGTGCTGGTGAACCAAACCTCTGCTAGTGCCAGCGAAATTTTAGCCGGTGCCCTCCAAGATCAAGGGCGAGCCACGGTGGTGGGCACCCGTACCTTCGGCAAAGTGCGGGTACAGGCCGTCCACGAAATGGGCGACGGTTCTGCCCTCGTGGTTACCATTGCCCGCTACTTAACCCCGCGGGGCACCGATCTTTCCGCGGGCGGGATTACCCCTGATGTTATCGTGGCCACAGATCCGAGCGTGGACCTAGAGCTACGCTTGAATCCAAATCTCTTGGCGCGTCCCACGGATCCGGTCATGGTCAAGGCTCTAGAATTGTTGAACACCAAAATTAGCGATCGCCGCTCTGCCAATGTCCCCTGA
- a CDS encoding photosystem II protein Y, with amino-acid sequence MDWRVLIVLLPVLLAGAWAVRNILPFAIKQFQKFFPSLGKR; translated from the coding sequence ATGGATTGGCGTGTACTCATTGTGTTGCTGCCGGTACTGTTAGCAGGAGCGTGGGCAGTTCGTAACATCCTACCCTTTGCGATTAAGCAGTTCCAAAAGTTCTTCCCTTCCCTCGGTAAGCGCTAA
- a CDS encoding HEAT repeat domain-containing protein, whose product MVSLEQLATQLESPNSRDRLLALAALRDVPPPDAVPLIKKVLWDDNLQIRSMAVFALGVKPTPECFDILVQLLETEPDYGIRADAAGALGYLEDERAFAPLVRAFYEDTDWLVRFSAAVSLGNLKDPRAVTVLRSALKSQEVVMLQGAIAALGEIGDPSVVEDLLSFVTAEDWLIRQRLAEALGNLPSAKTRAALEYLAKDEHPHVAAAAEISLQRLAQG is encoded by the coding sequence ATGGTATCCCTCGAGCAGCTTGCCACCCAGCTTGAAAGTCCCAATTCCCGGGATCGCCTTTTAGCCTTAGCGGCCTTACGGGATGTGCCCCCACCCGATGCCGTTCCCCTCATTAAAAAAGTTTTGTGGGATGACAACCTGCAAATTCGTTCCATGGCGGTGTTTGCTTTAGGGGTGAAGCCCACGCCCGAGTGTTTTGACATCTTGGTGCAACTCCTCGAAACAGAGCCGGACTACGGCATTCGCGCCGATGCCGCGGGTGCCTTAGGCTACCTAGAAGATGAGCGTGCCTTTGCCCCTTTGGTGCGTGCCTTTTACGAAGATACGGATTGGTTAGTGCGCTTTAGTGCCGCCGTGTCCCTCGGCAACCTCAAGGATCCGCGGGCCGTAACGGTGCTGCGCTCCGCCCTAAAAAGTCAAGAAGTGGTGATGCTGCAAGGGGCGATCGCCGCCCTTGGGGAAATTGGTGACCCCAGTGTGGTCGAAGATCTCTTGTCCTTTGTCACCGCCGAGGACTGGCTCATTCGCCAGCGCCTTGCGGAAGCCCTAGGGAACCTCCCCAGTGCCAAAACCCGAGCGGCTCTCGAGTACTTAGCCAAGGATGAGCACCCCCACGTGGCTGCCGCCGCAGAGATTTCATTGCAACGGCTCGCCCAAGGTTAG
- a CDS encoding response regulator, producing MPKPVILCVDDERVILESLRTQLRTAFGERYLYETAESAEEALEIIDELQGDSADIIVIVSDWLMPKVRGDEFLIQVHQRFPQVVKVMLTGQADEAAIQRAVEQANLHRCLYKPWHSDELVETIRSGLSPDSP from the coding sequence ATGCCCAAGCCGGTGATTCTTTGCGTGGATGATGAGCGCGTTATTTTAGAAAGCCTACGCACCCAGTTACGAACTGCCTTTGGTGAGCGCTATCTCTACGAAACGGCAGAAAGCGCAGAGGAAGCCCTAGAAATTATTGACGAGTTGCAGGGGGACAGTGCCGATATTATTGTCATTGTCTCGGACTGGTTGATGCCCAAGGTGCGGGGAGATGAATTTTTAATTCAGGTGCATCAGCGGTTTCCCCAAGTGGTCAAGGTGATGCTGACAGGGCAAGCGGACGAGGCGGCCATTCAGCGCGCCGTAGAGCAGGCCAATTTGCACCGCTGCCTGTATAAACCCTGGCACAGTGATGAACTGGTGGAGACGATTCGCTCTGGCCTCTCCCCCGACAGCCCCTAA
- a CDS encoding ATP-binding protein, whose amino-acid sequence MTSGSPTDEFGFQSIFENAVVGIFQTDLQGNYIRANRALARIYGYDSPTQLLDEQPNARACLYVDPQQRQRFIDLMARQDTLTNFESEVYRRDGSRCWISETCRVVRNPEGQILYFEGFVQDITAQHQALVGLQVAEQRLQQKNQELEDTLSQLQKAQQELIYSEKMAALGQLVAGVAHEINTPLGAIRSSIETINLCTERSLPLLPTLVRQLPETTFNQFLALCALSRADSLALSSRERRQYKRQLMALLENHGIPDADVWAETLVDLGVLSEAAVPVNLLQTAQGQEAVTLAHQLALLERSTHTITTAIERAAKVVFALKTYARVDQHSQKVPAQVIDGIETVLTLYHNKLKHGVEVVRRYEPVPEIQCYPDELTQVWTNLIHNALHAMEDRGRLEIVVRQEQAQLCVEIIDSGCGIPEAVLPRIFEPFFTTKPIGEGNGLGLDIVRKIIDKHQGHIAVNSQPGRTQFSVHLPL is encoded by the coding sequence ATGACCTCTGGGTCCCCCACCGATGAATTTGGCTTCCAGAGCATCTTTGAGAACGCCGTTGTGGGAATTTTCCAAACCGATCTGCAGGGGAATTATATCCGTGCCAACCGCGCCCTCGCCCGCATCTACGGCTATGATTCCCCCACGCAATTGCTAGACGAGCAACCCAATGCCCGGGCCTGTCTTTACGTTGATCCACAGCAGCGACAGCGGTTTATTGACCTGATGGCCCGTCAAGATACCCTCACGAACTTTGAGTCGGAAGTTTATCGTCGGGATGGCTCCCGCTGCTGGATTTCTGAAACCTGCCGCGTGGTGCGCAACCCGGAGGGGCAGATCCTCTACTTTGAGGGGTTTGTGCAGGACATTACCGCGCAGCATCAGGCCCTAGTGGGGTTGCAAGTGGCAGAGCAGCGCTTACAACAAAAAAACCAAGAATTGGAGGACACCCTCAGCCAACTGCAAAAAGCGCAGCAGGAACTCATTTACTCCGAAAAAATGGCCGCCTTGGGGCAGCTAGTGGCCGGGGTTGCCCACGAAATTAATACCCCCTTAGGCGCCATTCGCTCCTCCATTGAAACCATTAACCTCTGCACCGAGCGATCGCTCCCCCTACTGCCCACCTTGGTGCGGCAACTCCCTGAAACCACGTTTAACCAATTTCTAGCGCTATGCGCCTTGTCCCGGGCAGACTCCCTTGCCCTGTCTAGTCGCGAGCGGCGGCAGTACAAGCGCCAACTCATGGCCCTCCTTGAGAACCATGGCATTCCAGATGCCGACGTGTGGGCGGAAACACTGGTCGATCTGGGGGTACTCTCAGAGGCTGCTGTACCCGTGAACCTTCTCCAGACGGCTCAAGGCCAAGAGGCCGTAACCCTTGCCCATCAACTGGCCCTGCTAGAGCGGAGTACCCACACCATTACGACGGCCATTGAGCGGGCTGCCAAGGTGGTCTTTGCCCTCAAAACCTATGCGCGGGTGGATCAACATAGCCAAAAAGTACCGGCTCAAGTCATTGATGGTATTGAAACCGTCCTCACCCTCTACCACAATAAACTGAAGCATGGTGTCGAGGTGGTGCGGCGCTACGAGCCTGTCCCAGAAATCCAGTGCTACCCGGACGAACTCACTCAGGTGTGGACTAACCTGATTCACAATGCTCTCCATGCCATGGAGGATCGCGGACGGTTAGAAATTGTCGTCCGTCAGGAGCAGGCACAGCTTTGTGTTGAAATTATCGACAGTGGTTGCGGCATCCCTGAGGCGGTACTGCCCCGGATTTTTGAGCCATTTTTTACCACAAAACCCATTGGTGAGGGGAATGGTTTAGGTCTCGATATTGTCCGCAAAATTATTGATAAGCACCAAGGCCACATTGCGGTGAACTCCCAACCCGGGCGCACCCAATTTTCCGTTCATTTACCCCTTTAG
- the raiA gene encoding ribosome-associated translation inhibitor RaiA, whose product MRLVIHGKNIDITDGIRSYVNQKIERAANHFQNVINEIDVHLSVARNRSTAPKQTAEVTLFVNGSVIRAEESSENLYASIDLVADKIARKLRKLKEKRQDKARTKDDSTVTAAPVVGDLVGDRTPQLPEQVVRMKYFAMPPMTIQEALEHLEMVDHDFYVFRNQETGEINVVYERNHGGFGVIQPRPTSGNPHHRPKAVAKSAH is encoded by the coding sequence ATGAGGCTAGTGATTCATGGTAAAAACATTGACATTACCGATGGCATCCGCAGCTACGTGAATCAAAAAATTGAGCGGGCGGCCAATCATTTTCAAAATGTCATTAACGAAATTGATGTCCACCTTTCCGTGGCTCGCAACCGCAGCACTGCCCCGAAACAAACCGCTGAAGTTACCCTATTTGTCAATGGGTCAGTGATTCGCGCTGAAGAAAGTAGTGAAAATCTTTACGCCAGTATTGATCTGGTGGCGGATAAAATTGCCCGCAAACTGCGCAAACTCAAAGAAAAACGCCAAGATAAAGCCCGCACCAAAGATGACAGTACCGTAACGGCAGCACCCGTGGTGGGGGATCTCGTGGGCGATCGCACCCCCCAACTACCGGAGCAAGTGGTGCGGATGAAGTACTTTGCCATGCCCCCCATGACAATCCAAGAAGCCCTTGAGCACCTTGAAATGGTAGATCACGATTTCTACGTGTTCCGCAATCAAGAGACTGGCGAAATCAATGTGGTCTATGAGCGCAACCACGGCGGCTTTGGGGTCATTCAACCCCGGCCCACCTCGGGGAACCCTCACCACCGCCCTAAAGCCGTCGCCAAGTCTGCCCACTAG
- the lipB gene encoding lipoyl(octanoyl) transferase LipB — protein sequence MDKPIAWYCPLGLIPYPQAWAWQRQLVAQRRHNPDLPDVLLTLQHPPIYTLGQGATTEHVQFAPESSAIPVLRVERGGEVTYHCPGQLVAYPILNLRRHRCDLHWYLHQLEEVIIQTLRLYNITGVRLAGLTGVWVEGYKVAAIGIKVSRWLSFHGLALNVTNDLRGFGQIVPCGIGDRPVGNLLQFRPDIDLESVRQQLSQSFARVFNLHLEARSLGEILETTPMF from the coding sequence ATGGATAAGCCCATTGCTTGGTACTGCCCCCTTGGCCTCATCCCCTATCCCCAAGCCTGGGCATGGCAGCGGCAACTGGTGGCGCAACGGCGGCACAATCCCGATTTGCCCGATGTGCTCTTAACGCTGCAACACCCACCCATCTATACCCTTGGGCAAGGAGCCACGACGGAGCATGTGCAGTTTGCCCCAGAGAGCAGCGCTATCCCCGTGCTGCGGGTGGAGCGTGGCGGGGAGGTGACCTACCACTGCCCAGGACAGCTTGTGGCCTACCCGATTTTGAACCTGCGGCGACACCGCTGCGATTTGCACTGGTATCTCCACCAGTTGGAGGAAGTCATCATCCAAACCTTAAGGCTATACAACATTACAGGGGTGCGCCTGGCTGGCCTCACGGGTGTTTGGGTGGAGGGGTACAAGGTGGCCGCTATTGGCATCAAAGTTAGCCGCTGGCTCAGCTTCCACGGCCTTGCCTTAAATGTCACTAACGACTTGCGCGGCTTTGGTCAAATTGTCCCCTGTGGCATTGGCGATCGCCCCGTGGGGAACCTTTTGCAGTTCCGACCCGACATTGACCTTGAGTCGGTGCGTCAGCAGTTGAGTCAGTCCTTTGCGAGGGTCTTTAACCTGCATTTAGAAGCGCGATCCCTTGGAGAGATCCTTGAGACCACCCCCATGTTTTAG